A portion of the Nitratidesulfovibrio termitidis HI1 genome contains these proteins:
- a CDS encoding sensor domain-containing diguanylate cyclase encodes MKLPSLSLRARFALTFAGLILVLSVCLGLLVGHRSGQLVRARIGSMLSETAYQMADKLDRSMWARSGEINMLATLDALRKPDDTRSVRALLDQLQHALPIFSWVGFTDASGRVLAATGGVLEGVDISARPVFAKGSKAPFVGDVHDAVLLARLLPNPSGEPMKFVDISVPVAAPDGSLAGVLAAHLSWEWAHQIERTIFRSQRIDQSIEVFVVAADDTVLLGTSPAPGTPLPLDVVASARTGAVGWSVERWPDGQDYLTGYATGAGFEDYRGLGWTVLARQPLASAHAPVRALEHDVLVAGLLMGLLFAVIGWFVAGSVARPLRLLTRAADRLRNGGHQEIPELRGVPEIEVLSASLRGMVDALTHKQHALDHMEAMALNDKLTGLPNRRALEQHLARAVGQSRRGGRALTLLFMDLDGFKAVNDTLGHQVGDALLRQVAERLRDCLREGDVVARLGGDEFVMVLPSAEDHPRDGALLVADRVVQALGRPFAIAGELVHAGCSVGAAVWPLDAEDVHEVLRLADTALYAAKRAGKCCVVFHDSESA; translated from the coding sequence ATGAAACTCCCTTCTCTCAGCCTGCGGGCACGCTTCGCCCTGACCTTCGCGGGGCTCATCCTTGTCCTGTCCGTCTGCCTCGGCCTGTTGGTGGGGCACCGGTCCGGCCAGCTGGTCCGCGCCCGGATCGGCAGCATGCTGTCCGAAACGGCCTACCAGATGGCCGACAAGCTCGACCGCTCCATGTGGGCGCGGAGCGGCGAAATCAACATGCTGGCGACACTGGACGCCCTGCGCAAACCCGACGATACCCGGTCGGTGCGCGCCCTGCTCGACCAGTTGCAACACGCCCTGCCCATCTTTTCGTGGGTGGGCTTCACCGATGCCTCGGGCCGCGTGCTGGCGGCCACCGGGGGCGTTCTGGAAGGCGTGGACATTTCCGCGCGGCCGGTGTTCGCCAAAGGTTCGAAAGCCCCCTTCGTGGGCGACGTGCACGATGCCGTGCTGCTGGCCAGACTGCTGCCCAATCCCTCGGGCGAACCCATGAAGTTCGTGGACATCAGCGTGCCCGTGGCCGCGCCCGACGGCAGTCTGGCCGGGGTGCTGGCCGCCCACCTGAGCTGGGAATGGGCACACCAGATCGAGCGCACCATTTTTCGTTCACAGCGGATAGACCAGAGCATCGAGGTGTTCGTGGTGGCCGCCGACGACACCGTACTGCTGGGCACCTCGCCCGCGCCGGGCACCCCGCTGCCGCTCGATGTCGTGGCCAGCGCCCGCACGGGCGCCGTGGGGTGGAGCGTGGAACGCTGGCCCGACGGCCAGGACTATCTGACCGGCTACGCCACGGGCGCGGGCTTCGAGGATTACAGGGGCCTCGGCTGGACGGTGCTGGCCCGCCAGCCCCTGGCCAGCGCCCACGCGCCCGTGCGGGCGCTGGAACACGACGTGCTGGTCGCGGGCCTGCTCATGGGCCTGCTGTTCGCCGTCATCGGCTGGTTCGTGGCCGGGTCCGTGGCCCGGCCCCTGCGCCTTCTGACCCGGGCCGCCGACCGGTTGCGCAACGGCGGGCACCAGGAAATTCCCGAACTGCGCGGCGTGCCCGAAATCGAAGTGCTGTCCGCCTCGCTGCGGGGCATGGTGGACGCCCTGACCCACAAGCAGCACGCCCTGGACCACATGGAAGCCATGGCCCTTAACGACAAGCTTACCGGGCTGCCCAACCGCCGCGCCCTGGAACAACACCTTGCCCGCGCCGTGGGCCAGTCGCGCCGGGGCGGTAGGGCGCTGACCCTGCTGTTCATGGATCTTGACGGATTCAAGGCGGTCAACGACACCCTGGGGCATCAGGTGGGCGACGCACTGCTGCGGCAGGTGGCCGAGCGGCTGCGCGACTGCCTGCGCGAAGGCGACGTGGTGGCCCGGCTTGGCGGCGACGAGTTCGTCATGGTACTGCCCAGTGCGGAAGACCACCCCCGCGACGGCGCCCTGCTGGTGGCCGACCGTGTCGTCCAGGCCCTGGGCAGGCCGTTCGCCATCGCCGGGGAACTGGTGCACGCTGGCTGCTCGGTGGGCGCGGCGGTATGGCCCCTGGACGCGGAAGACGTCCACGAGGTGCTGCGCCTTGCGGACACCGCCCTGTACGCGGCCAAGCGCGCCGGGAAATGCTGCGTCGTGTTCCACGACAGCGAGTCCGCGTGA
- a CDS encoding MerR family transcriptional regulator → MTEGNLTHRDLARLLGVSETTVKSYRRKFPDCIPVASQGKPIRFTAEAAAVSLRIRDLFEMGMSVEEVRARLAAEFVWITPEAPASDDRDDAESAEPAAPATSAQPARVELPQDFTLAVSNLAKSMVGLTQQQNAILKRVQHIETLITALAPVSGDGSVPGATGETGTPGATGLQGRPAWLDEAQALAARFEALLGAVAGPEGADAGHPASVAAPRAPSSAPATPENPAPATPGGEATDAEADAALASSAPSALSGGRVVPFPGGMAVPASDVPNGPTSLDAAFPAPQDPPRHLLALPLVVQSPQGEFLGVAGRARGRFCINDLKAMLAFAFQPPDNYVLRSEPAEDGGWWLTLEQPQAETPYDVVLLVDESVTPRGNQVAVVRRYVANGVESHPTEIYGFLRAVQG, encoded by the coding sequence ATGACCGAAGGCAACCTGACCCACCGCGACCTCGCCCGCCTGCTGGGCGTTTCCGAAACCACGGTCAAAAGCTACCGCCGCAAGTTCCCGGACTGCATCCCCGTGGCCAGCCAGGGCAAGCCCATCCGCTTCACGGCGGAGGCGGCGGCGGTGTCCCTGCGCATCCGCGACCTGTTCGAGATGGGCATGTCGGTGGAAGAGGTGCGCGCCCGCCTGGCCGCCGAGTTCGTGTGGATAACGCCGGAAGCCCCTGCCAGTGACGACCGGGACGATGCGGAATCCGCCGAACCCGCCGCACCTGCCACCTCGGCCCAGCCCGCGCGGGTGGAACTGCCGCAGGACTTCACCCTGGCCGTGAGCAACCTGGCCAAGAGCATGGTGGGGCTGACCCAGCAGCAGAACGCCATCCTCAAGCGGGTGCAGCACATCGAGACCCTGATCACCGCGCTGGCCCCCGTGTCCGGTGATGGAAGCGTACCGGGCGCGACTGGCGAAACTGGCACACCGGGCGCGACCGGCTTGCAGGGCCGCCCCGCCTGGCTGGACGAGGCGCAGGCGCTGGCCGCGCGGTTCGAGGCCCTGCTGGGCGCCGTGGCCGGTCCCGAGGGCGCTGACGCGGGGCACCCCGCATCCGTGGCTGCGCCCCGCGCCCCGTCCTCCGCCCCCGCAACGCCGGAGAACCCCGCCCCCGCGACACCTGGCGGCGAAGCAACCGACGCCGAGGCCGACGCCGCTCTCGCGTCCTCCGCCCCCTCTGCCCTTTCCGGCGGCCGGGTGGTGCCCTTCCCCGGCGGCATGGCCGTCCCGGCGTCCGACGTCCCCAACGGCCCCACCTCTCTGGACGCCGCCTTTCCCGCGCCGCAGGATCCACCGCGCCACCTGCTGGCCCTGCCGCTGGTGGTGCAGTCGCCCCAGGGCGAATTCCTGGGCGTGGCCGGGCGGGCCCGTGGCCGCTTCTGCATCAACGACCTGAAGGCCATGCTGGCCTTCGCCTTCCAGCCGCCGGACAATTACGTCCTGCGCAGCGAACCCGCCGAGGACGGCGGTTGGTGGCTGACCCTGGAGCAGCCGCAGGCCGAAACCCCGTACGACGTGGTGCTGCTGGTGGACGAATCGGTTACCCCGCGCGGCAACCAGGTGGCCGTGGTGCGCCGCTACGTGGCCAACGGCGTGGAAAGCCACCCCACCGAAATCTACGGCTTCCTGCGCGCGGTGCAGGGCTAG
- a CDS encoding TRAP transporter substrate-binding protein: MTALSCCRRGRPLAASLGLALACLAAILPGWPRPACAAPTELTLAVVTTPGSAQHVCAERFRQLLEERSHGAYRVVVHHSGTLGTETEILQQLQLGGVQLAIITLGVLDPFVPEVKVLDYPFLFRDAAEADRVLDGPVGRSLLDALERVGLKGLHFSENGFRHLTNNVRPVRNADDVRGLKIRVLESTLHRELWRTLGANPTPMGWPIYAELQQGTIDGQENPLWVIAEYRMPEVQKYLSLTGHVYSAHADLANLAWFNGLPEADRALVMQCMADAAVYQRDYNRRKDADYLRQLREAGMQVVDAPDLDSFQTRADALRQSPMFTQPGTRDMLARVLAAVGRQGAE; this comes from the coding sequence ATGACTGCCCTGTCCTGCTGCCGCCGGGGACGCCCCCTTGCCGCGTCCCTTGGGCTGGCCCTGGCCTGCCTGGCGGCCATCCTGCCTGGCTGGCCCCGCCCCGCCTGCGCCGCGCCCACGGAACTGACCCTGGCCGTGGTGACCACCCCCGGTTCGGCCCAGCACGTCTGCGCCGAACGGTTCCGGCAGTTGCTCGAAGAACGCTCGCACGGGGCCTACCGGGTGGTGGTGCACCATTCCGGCACCTTGGGCACCGAGACGGAAATCCTGCAGCAGTTGCAATTGGGCGGCGTGCAGCTGGCCATCATCACCCTGGGCGTGCTGGACCCGTTCGTGCCCGAGGTGAAGGTGCTGGACTACCCCTTCCTGTTCCGCGATGCGGCAGAAGCGGACCGCGTGCTGGACGGGCCGGTGGGAAGGTCGCTGCTTGATGCGCTGGAGCGGGTGGGCCTGAAGGGGCTGCACTTTTCCGAGAACGGCTTTCGGCATCTGACCAACAACGTGCGCCCGGTGCGCAACGCGGACGACGTGCGCGGCCTGAAGATCCGCGTGCTGGAATCCACCCTGCACCGCGAACTGTGGCGTACCCTTGGCGCCAATCCCACGCCCATGGGCTGGCCCATCTATGCGGAATTGCAGCAGGGCACCATCGACGGGCAGGAAAACCCCCTGTGGGTCATCGCGGAATACCGCATGCCCGAGGTGCAGAAATACCTTTCGCTGACCGGGCACGTGTATTCCGCCCACGCGGACCTGGCCAACCTGGCCTGGTTCAACGGGCTGCCCGAGGCGGACCGGGCGCTGGTCATGCAGTGCATGGCCGACGCCGCCGTGTACCAGCGGGACTACAACCGCCGGAAGGACGCCGATTATCTGCGCCAACTGCGCGAAGCAGGCATGCAGGTGGTGGATGCGCCGGACCTGGATTCGTTCCAGACCCGTGCCGACGCGTTGCGCCAGAGCCCCATGTTCACCCAGCCGGGCACCCGCGACATGCTGGCCCGCGTGCTGGCGGCGGTGGGGCGTCAGGGGGCGGAATGA
- a CDS encoding TRAP transporter small permease, translating to MTGTNGAGGNGGGRGPGPAATRALLSVSARCDAVARVWLIGATLVMAGLLIAQVVFRYAFNNSLFWSEELGRALLVQLTFIGASVAWRGRAHIGMDALVARFSPEWAWRARLLVLCLCVAFFAAVAWHGARFTLFLLPQQTAALGVSRAVVFVAVPVGGALLTLHGLADLLAHLWPFAAGGAGRAGGAGQGMGDASLPCGMTGPDMDRDADRDVDRDAGRDAAAPPSSATMKAPAPEGR from the coding sequence GTGACCGGAACCAACGGGGCAGGGGGCAATGGCGGGGGCCGTGGCCCCGGCCCTGCCGCCACCCGGGCGCTGCTGTCCGTGTCCGCGCGCTGCGACGCCGTGGCCCGCGTCTGGCTGATCGGCGCAACACTGGTCATGGCCGGGCTGCTCATCGCGCAGGTGGTGTTTCGCTACGCCTTCAACAATTCGCTGTTCTGGTCGGAGGAACTGGGCCGCGCCCTGCTGGTGCAACTGACCTTCATCGGCGCTTCGGTGGCCTGGCGGGGGCGGGCGCACATCGGCATGGACGCGCTGGTGGCGCGTTTTTCGCCGGAGTGGGCATGGCGGGCGCGGCTGCTGGTGTTGTGCCTGTGCGTGGCCTTTTTCGCCGCCGTGGCCTGGCATGGCGCACGGTTTACCCTGTTTCTGCTGCCGCAGCAGACGGCGGCGCTTGGCGTGTCGCGGGCCGTGGTCTTTGTGGCCGTGCCTGTGGGCGGGGCGTTGCTGACCCTGCACGGACTGGCGGACCTGCTGGCCCACCTGTGGCCCTTTGCTGCCGGTGGTGCAGGTCGTGCCGGTGGTGCCGGGCAGGGCATGGGCGACGCCTCGCTGCCGTGCGGCATGACGGGCCCTGATATGGATCGTGACGCGGATCGTGATGTGGACCGTGACGCGGGACGAGACGCTGCCGCCCCGCCGTCTTCCGCAACCATGAAGGCCCCTGCCCCGGAGGGCCGCTGA
- a CDS encoding TRAP transporter large permease, which yields MVALILFGGMVLLFALNAPVAVALGGAAFAAVLAKGLTMPGGLEPMLAVQRLYAGADSFPLLAVPLFMLAGELMSAGGISRRIVALADALVGHLPGGLAAVSVVSAMFFAGVSGSAAADTAAVGSILIPAMIRRGYPAPLAGAVQAAGGCIGVIIPPSIPMIVFGALTGASIGRLFAGGLLPGLLMGMSLVVLCVVEARRTGRVPERRFDARALWPAVRSGAWALGAPAIILGTIIGGVATATESAAMAVAYALLVGLYVHRELRWRDLPRLALCAGVTSAVVMLIIAAASLFGWVMALERLPQAIAGGLLSLTGDRVALLLLVNLLLLVVGAFLETTAAILLFVPVLVPLLPALGIDLVHLGVIVVVNLAIGMLTPPLGVCLVVSCSIARTPLSAISRAIMPLLAVLLADLLLVTFWPPLVLWLGG from the coding sequence ATGGTGGCCCTGATCCTGTTCGGCGGCATGGTGCTGCTGTTCGCGCTGAACGCCCCGGTGGCCGTGGCCCTGGGCGGTGCGGCCTTTGCCGCCGTGCTGGCCAAGGGGCTGACCATGCCCGGCGGGCTGGAACCCATGCTGGCCGTGCAGCGGCTGTATGCCGGAGCCGATTCCTTTCCCCTGCTGGCCGTGCCGCTGTTCATGCTGGCGGGCGAACTGATGTCCGCCGGGGGCATTTCGCGGCGCATCGTGGCCCTGGCCGATGCGCTGGTGGGCCATCTGCCGGGCGGTCTGGCGGCTGTTTCGGTGGTGTCGGCCATGTTCTTTGCCGGGGTGTCCGGCTCTGCCGCCGCCGATACGGCTGCCGTGGGGTCCATCCTTATTCCGGCCATGATCCGGCGCGGCTACCCGGCCCCGCTGGCGGGCGCGGTGCAGGCCGCGGGGGGATGCATCGGGGTGATCATTCCACCCAGCATCCCCATGATCGTGTTCGGTGCGCTGACCGGGGCCTCCATCGGGCGGCTGTTTGCGGGCGGGCTGTTGCCGGGGCTGCTCATGGGCATGTCGCTGGTGGTCCTGTGCGTGGTGGAGGCGCGGCGCACGGGCCGGGTGCCGGAACGGCGCTTCGACGCGCGCGCCCTGTGGCCCGCCGTCCGCTCCGGGGCATGGGCGCTGGGTGCGCCCGCCATCATCCTGGGGACCATCATCGGCGGGGTGGCTACCGCCACCGAATCGGCGGCCATGGCCGTGGCCTACGCCCTGCTGGTGGGGCTGTACGTCCACCGCGAACTGCGCTGGCGCGATCTGCCGCGTCTGGCCCTGTGCGCCGGGGTGACGTCCGCCGTGGTCATGCTGATCATCGCCGCCGCATCACTGTTCGGATGGGTGATGGCGCTGGAACGGCTGCCGCAGGCCATTGCGGGTGGCCTGCTGTCCCTGACCGGAGACCGGGTGGCGCTGTTGCTGCTGGTGAACCTGCTGCTGCTGGTGGTGGGCGCGTTTCTGGAAACCACCGCCGCCATACTGCTGTTCGTGCCGGTGCTGGTGCCGCTGCTGCCCGCATTGGGCATCGACCTGGTGCACCTGGGGGTCATCGTGGTGGTGAACCTGGCCATCGGCATGCTGACCCCGCCGCTGGGGGTGTGCCTGGTGGTGTCGTGTTCCATCGCCCGTACGCCGCTGTCGGCCATCAGCCGGGCCATAATGCCCCTGCTGGCGGTGCTGCTGGCCGACCTTTTGCTGGTGACCTTCTGGCCGCCGCTGGTGCTCTGGCTGGGCGGATAG
- a CDS encoding LysR substrate-binding domain-containing protein, whose product MELRQLRYFLAVAEELHFGRAARRMHVSQPPLSQQIQALEEELGVRLFDRTSRTVRATPAGEALRDDVRDLLAGLDAAVERARGTARGERGRLRLGFVVSAAATRFPQAVAAYRERCPDVRLELREMGTLLQLRRIESGDLDVGLLRNLDGLPEGFDHAPFLHEPQVVALPAQHPLAGLQVVPLAALAGVPLILYPRRVFPAAYDAIIAACRAAGFSPRVPQEAVGLNTQRALVAAGVGAAIVPASARSEPREGVVYRDVAAGNGGTGDAPGLPDIRPGLPDIRLDLVWRAGRDDALLRGFLDVVGKFSGQDNAGESADDDTVPPFTGHSNGTDREDTEGDGAAD is encoded by the coding sequence ATGGAGCTGCGCCAATTGCGCTACTTTCTGGCCGTGGCCGAAGAACTGCACTTCGGGCGGGCCGCCCGGCGCATGCATGTTTCGCAGCCGCCGCTCAGCCAGCAGATTCAGGCGCTGGAAGAGGAACTGGGGGTACGCCTGTTCGACCGCACCAGCCGCACGGTGCGGGCCACCCCGGCGGGCGAGGCCCTGCGCGACGACGTGCGCGACCTGCTGGCCGGACTGGACGCGGCGGTGGAGCGGGCGCGCGGCACGGCGCGGGGCGAGCGGGGGCGGCTGCGACTGGGATTCGTGGTCAGCGCGGCAGCCACGCGCTTTCCGCAGGCGGTTGCCGCCTATCGGGAACGCTGCCCAGACGTGCGGCTGGAACTGCGCGAAATGGGCACCCTGCTGCAACTGCGGCGCATCGAATCCGGGGATCTGGACGTGGGCCTGCTGCGCAATCTGGACGGCCTGCCGGAGGGCTTCGACCACGCGCCGTTCCTGCACGAGCCGCAGGTGGTGGCCCTGCCCGCGCAGCATCCCCTGGCCGGGCTTCAGGTGGTGCCGCTGGCCGCACTGGCCGGGGTGCCGCTGATCCTCTACCCGCGCCGGGTGTTTCCGGCGGCGTACGACGCCATCATCGCCGCATGCAGGGCGGCGGGCTTTTCGCCCCGGGTGCCGCAGGAAGCAGTGGGGCTTAATACCCAGCGCGCGCTGGTGGCGGCGGGGGTGGGCGCGGCCATCGTGCCCGCATCCGCCCGCAGCGAACCGCGCGAGGGCGTGGTGTACCGCGACGTGGCCGCAGGCAATGGGGGTACGGGCGATGCACCCGGTCTGCCGGACATCCGGCCCGGCCTGCCCGATATCCGTCTGGATCTGGTATGGCGCGCCGGACGCGACGACGCCCTGCTGCGCGGCTTTCTGGACGTGGTGGGAAAATTCAGCGGGCAAGACAACGCCGGCGAATCAGCAGACGATGACACCGTACCGCCGTTCACGGGGCATTCGAATGGTACGGACCGAGAAGACACGGAAGGGGATGGTGCCGCAGACTGA